One window of Metopolophium dirhodum isolate CAU chromosome 3, ASM1992520v1, whole genome shotgun sequence genomic DNA carries:
- the LOC132940527 gene encoding dynein regulatory complex protein 11 isoform X1: MSYRTYNELWAQAQLTLDEATKNDSNLLTSKTNKDKVVVFKELSTVMVSYILAINKLDECYDQVIQPQKRILIRNILELTLGRYLELKNDMVNLNYNEFTYLDSATAQLGLLPQDVELTIPSHYRNERLKTIEWQNKFIDEVLKKTGFYEEEKIEVDMPIRQAILLIQKHERARQGRMRAQFMKEVRAMNKPDAGDVELSDNARKAAMKIQRVWRGFITRRKIRSRVVEEMLLIGMLPPNSIDTEEQQKAEDVKSARRIVQTKRQKEYELALIQEKEKISDHVKEKMKEDIRDEVRAWYMGVKSQTGKFPDLPSEESGGSAVIYTRYKTASSHSKSTSQSSSKGTKSHKSKSIAGKESKEEVKKKADEEETGFKMGPSNFLQELMLASSEYEEVWKGMDESKNSSQMHIKSIVKAQKAAEVERELRKIVDVNLRAELEILQNALDKDNAIRIKRSKKQKKVKRSSKKAKKKRDKDLTPDRTLESLFEELVMNGIVHKYPATKLGSFKGDASYAGCDVMRWDNDPSPTLGDVRHAVRDSCVLPMLSDQIHQAGPPVRSVLVAGAHGSGKHTLVNAVCTELGATLFDLTSANIVGKYPGKSGLTMLLHLINKVARLLQPSVIFIEDAEKTFMKKVPKTDKTDPKRLKKDLPKLVKAIAPTDRILLLGTSCCPWDCDQKSLTGTYGKIIVIPRPDYASLYHIWNDLLFQYSGLSRKFDVSSLAKLSDGYSIGTIIKVLQEVMTCKRVLQLTIRPLMHVEILNALARHDPVYKEEDEAFNQWYSRTPLGRRKQKALDAEVERRMIENDKHSGAK; encoded by the exons ATGTCTTACAGAACATATAATGAATTGTGGGCACAAGCTCAATTAACGCTGGATGAGGCTACAAAAAATGACTCAAACTTACTTACATCAAAAACTAATAAAGATAAAGTTGTTGTGTTCAAAGAGTTATCGACAGTCATGGTCAGTTATATACTAGCCATTAATAAACTGGATGAGTGTTATGATCAAGTTATTCAGCCTCAGAAACGAATACTTATTAGAAACATTCTGGAATTAACTTTGGgacgttatttagaattaaaaaacgACATGGTCAATTTGAACTATAATGAATTTACGTACTTGGATTCAGCAACTGCACAGCTAGGGTTATTACCACAAGATGTAGAATTGACAATACCATCTCATTATCGAAATGAGCGGCTTAAAACAATTGAAtggcaaaataaatttattgatgaagTATTGAAGAAAACGGGTTTTTACGAAGAAGAGAAAATTGAAGTTGATATGCCTATCCGACAagcaatattattgatacaaaaGCACGAGAGGGCGCGGCAGGGACGAATGAGAGCTCAATTTATGAAAGAAGTCAGAGCAATGAATAAACCTGATGCTGGAGATGTGGAACTTAGTGATAATGCGAGAAAAGCTGCAATGAAAATACAGAGAGTATGGCGAGGTTTTATAACGAGGAGAAAAATTAGAAGTAGAGTTGTTGAAGAAATGTTGCTGATTGGCATGCTACCCCCAAACTCAATTGATACCGAGGAACAACAAAAAGCTGAAGATGTTAAGAGTGCCAGAAGGATTGTTCAAACTAAACGACAGAAAGAATACGAACTAGCACTAATACAGGAAAAAGAAAAA ATTAGTGACCATGTGAAGGAAAAAATGAAAGAAGATATCAGAGACGAAGTTCGAGCCTGGTACATGGGAGTGAAATCACAAACTGGTAAATTTCCCGATTTGCCATCTGAAGAAAGTGGTGGATCTGCTGTAATTTATACTAGATACAAAACTGCCAGTTCTCATAGTAAATCAACTAGCCAGTCATCATCTAAAGGAACCAAGA GTCATAAAAGCAAATCAATTGCGGGAAAAGAGTCAAAGgaagaagttaaaaaaaaagctgaCGAAGAAGAGACTGGTTTCAAAATGGGACCGTCAAATTTTCTCCAAGAACTCATGTTGGCTAGTTCAGAGTATGAAGAAGTATGGAAAGGAATGGACGAGTCAAAAAACTCAAGCCAAATGCATATTAAAAGCATTGTTAAGGCTCAAAAAGCAGCTGAAGTAGAACGAGAACTACGAAAG aTAGTTGATGTAAATTTGAGAGCTGAACTTGAGATTTTACAAAATGCACTTGATAAAGATAATGCTATTCGAATCAAAAGGTCAAAGaaacagaaaaaagtaaaaagaagTAGCAAAAAAGCAAAGAAAAAACGTGACAAGGATTTAACTCCTGATAGaact TTGGAATCGCTATTCGAAGAGCTGGTGATGAACGGAATTGTGCACAAGTATCCGGCAACCAAGTTGGGCTCATTCAAAGGGGACGCGTCGTACGCTGGTTGTGACGTAATGCGTTGGGACAACGACCCAAGCCCGACTCTCGGCGACGTCCGGCACGCAGTCAGGGACAGCTGCGTGCTGCCGATGCTCAGCGACCAGATACACCAGGCCGGTCCCCCGGTGCGCTCCGTGCTTGTCGCCGGAGCGCACGGATCCGGTAAACACACGCTGGTCAACGCAGTGTGCACCGAGCTGGGGGCCACGCTGTTCGATCTGACTTCGGCCAACATCGTGGGCAAATATCCCGGAAAATCGGGACTCACCATGTTGCTCCATCTCATCAACAAAGTGGCCAG GTTGCTTCAACCGTCAGTGATATTTATTGAAGACGCGGAGAAAACGTTTATGAAAAAAGTGCCGAAAACCGATAAGACAGACCCGAAAAGGCTGAAAAAAGACTTGCCTAAGCTTGTCAAGGCTATCGCTCCAACGGACAgg ATATTGTTGCTTGGCACTTCCTGCTGTCCCTGGGACTGCGATCAAAAATCTTTGACTGGCACGTACGGAAAAATAATTGTCATACCTCGCCCGGACTATGCCAGTTTGTATCACATATGGAATGATCTTTTATTCCAGTACAGTGGACTCAGCCGGAAATTCGATGTTAGCTCTTTGGCAAAATTATCTGACGGCTACAGTATCGGAACCATCATCAAAGTACTCCAAGAg GTGATGACTTGCAAAAGAGTGTTACAGCTAACAATCCGCCCTCTGATGCACGTAGAAATCCTCAACGCACTTGCTCGCCACGACCCCGTCTACAAAGAAGAAGACGAAGCGTTCAACCAGTGGTATTCGAGGACACCCCTCGGTCGGAGGAAGCAAAAGGCATTGGACGCTGAAGTGGAAAGACGGATGATTGAAAATGATAAACATTCGGGCGCTAAATGA
- the LOC132940527 gene encoding dynein regulatory complex protein 11 isoform X2: MSYRTYNELWAQAQLTLDEATKNDSNLLTSKTNKDKVVVFKELSTVMVSYILAINKLDECYDQVIQPQKRILIRNILELTLGRYLELKNDMVNLNYNEFTYLDSATAQLGLLPQDVELTIPSHYRNERLKTIEWQNKFIDEVLKKTGFYEEEKIEVDMPIRQAILLIQKHERARQGRMRAQFMKEVRAMNKPDAGDVELSDNARKAAMKIQRVWRGFITRRKIRSRVVEEMLLIGMLPPNSIDTEEQQKAEDVKSARRIVQTKRQKEYELALIQEKEKISDHVKEKMKEDIRDEVRAWYMGVKSQTGKFPDLPSEESGGSAVIYTRYKTASSHSKSTSQSSSKGTKSHKSKSIAGKESKEEVKKKADEEETGFKMGPSNFLQELMLASSEYEEVWKGMDESKNSSQMHIKSIVKAQKAAEVERELRKLESLFEELVMNGIVHKYPATKLGSFKGDASYAGCDVMRWDNDPSPTLGDVRHAVRDSCVLPMLSDQIHQAGPPVRSVLVAGAHGSGKHTLVNAVCTELGATLFDLTSANIVGKYPGKSGLTMLLHLINKVARLLQPSVIFIEDAEKTFMKKVPKTDKTDPKRLKKDLPKLVKAIAPTDRILLLGTSCCPWDCDQKSLTGTYGKIIVIPRPDYASLYHIWNDLLFQYSGLSRKFDVSSLAKLSDGYSIGTIIKVLQEVMTCKRVLQLTIRPLMHVEILNALARHDPVYKEEDEAFNQWYSRTPLGRRKQKALDAEVERRMIENDKHSGAK, translated from the exons ATGTCTTACAGAACATATAATGAATTGTGGGCACAAGCTCAATTAACGCTGGATGAGGCTACAAAAAATGACTCAAACTTACTTACATCAAAAACTAATAAAGATAAAGTTGTTGTGTTCAAAGAGTTATCGACAGTCATGGTCAGTTATATACTAGCCATTAATAAACTGGATGAGTGTTATGATCAAGTTATTCAGCCTCAGAAACGAATACTTATTAGAAACATTCTGGAATTAACTTTGGgacgttatttagaattaaaaaacgACATGGTCAATTTGAACTATAATGAATTTACGTACTTGGATTCAGCAACTGCACAGCTAGGGTTATTACCACAAGATGTAGAATTGACAATACCATCTCATTATCGAAATGAGCGGCTTAAAACAATTGAAtggcaaaataaatttattgatgaagTATTGAAGAAAACGGGTTTTTACGAAGAAGAGAAAATTGAAGTTGATATGCCTATCCGACAagcaatattattgatacaaaaGCACGAGAGGGCGCGGCAGGGACGAATGAGAGCTCAATTTATGAAAGAAGTCAGAGCAATGAATAAACCTGATGCTGGAGATGTGGAACTTAGTGATAATGCGAGAAAAGCTGCAATGAAAATACAGAGAGTATGGCGAGGTTTTATAACGAGGAGAAAAATTAGAAGTAGAGTTGTTGAAGAAATGTTGCTGATTGGCATGCTACCCCCAAACTCAATTGATACCGAGGAACAACAAAAAGCTGAAGATGTTAAGAGTGCCAGAAGGATTGTTCAAACTAAACGACAGAAAGAATACGAACTAGCACTAATACAGGAAAAAGAAAAA ATTAGTGACCATGTGAAGGAAAAAATGAAAGAAGATATCAGAGACGAAGTTCGAGCCTGGTACATGGGAGTGAAATCACAAACTGGTAAATTTCCCGATTTGCCATCTGAAGAAAGTGGTGGATCTGCTGTAATTTATACTAGATACAAAACTGCCAGTTCTCATAGTAAATCAACTAGCCAGTCATCATCTAAAGGAACCAAGA GTCATAAAAGCAAATCAATTGCGGGAAAAGAGTCAAAGgaagaagttaaaaaaaaagctgaCGAAGAAGAGACTGGTTTCAAAATGGGACCGTCAAATTTTCTCCAAGAACTCATGTTGGCTAGTTCAGAGTATGAAGAAGTATGGAAAGGAATGGACGAGTCAAAAAACTCAAGCCAAATGCATATTAAAAGCATTGTTAAGGCTCAAAAAGCAGCTGAAGTAGAACGAGAACTACGAAAG TTGGAATCGCTATTCGAAGAGCTGGTGATGAACGGAATTGTGCACAAGTATCCGGCAACCAAGTTGGGCTCATTCAAAGGGGACGCGTCGTACGCTGGTTGTGACGTAATGCGTTGGGACAACGACCCAAGCCCGACTCTCGGCGACGTCCGGCACGCAGTCAGGGACAGCTGCGTGCTGCCGATGCTCAGCGACCAGATACACCAGGCCGGTCCCCCGGTGCGCTCCGTGCTTGTCGCCGGAGCGCACGGATCCGGTAAACACACGCTGGTCAACGCAGTGTGCACCGAGCTGGGGGCCACGCTGTTCGATCTGACTTCGGCCAACATCGTGGGCAAATATCCCGGAAAATCGGGACTCACCATGTTGCTCCATCTCATCAACAAAGTGGCCAG GTTGCTTCAACCGTCAGTGATATTTATTGAAGACGCGGAGAAAACGTTTATGAAAAAAGTGCCGAAAACCGATAAGACAGACCCGAAAAGGCTGAAAAAAGACTTGCCTAAGCTTGTCAAGGCTATCGCTCCAACGGACAgg ATATTGTTGCTTGGCACTTCCTGCTGTCCCTGGGACTGCGATCAAAAATCTTTGACTGGCACGTACGGAAAAATAATTGTCATACCTCGCCCGGACTATGCCAGTTTGTATCACATATGGAATGATCTTTTATTCCAGTACAGTGGACTCAGCCGGAAATTCGATGTTAGCTCTTTGGCAAAATTATCTGACGGCTACAGTATCGGAACCATCATCAAAGTACTCCAAGAg GTGATGACTTGCAAAAGAGTGTTACAGCTAACAATCCGCCCTCTGATGCACGTAGAAATCCTCAACGCACTTGCTCGCCACGACCCCGTCTACAAAGAAGAAGACGAAGCGTTCAACCAGTGGTATTCGAGGACACCCCTCGGTCGGAGGAAGCAAAAGGCATTGGACGCTGAAGTGGAAAGACGGATGATTGAAAATGATAAACATTCGGGCGCTAAATGA
- the LOC132941443 gene encoding anaphase-promoting complex subunit 13, with protein MDSFPPANCRLQILIDDQWRQENLSFDEIVVPIKELPDPEADATDAHLTLTQQDTKWTDLALTNILSDNPLPPPPRV; from the coding sequence atggaTAGTTTCCCTCCAGCCAACTGTCGTTTGCAAATACTAATTGACGACCAGTGGCGTCAAGAAAACTTGTCATTTGACGAAATAGTGGTTCCCATTAAAGAACTACCCGATCCTGAGGCAGACGCCACCGATGCTCATTTGACACTTACCCAACAGGACACTAAGTGGACCGACTTGGCTCTTACAAATATACTTAGTGATAATCCATTGCCTCCACCACCCAGAGTTTGA
- the LOC132941442 gene encoding AN1-type zinc finger protein 1-like, with the protein MEFPDFGKQCANKDCKQLDFLPVKCDKCHALFCKDHSTFDSHQCVPIECTNDLGPKLETTWFKCTFDSCITKNPCEMLCPKCDKHYCLAHRHHGCLDELPGKEARKVLREAAKKSKDLFTIAKEEADKKIEASLRQAELQPEKRRMAQQIRLMKLKGKALGDNKIPVIDRVYFTIHPPIKDNKVTSAVPLFTSKTWTVGRSIDLFAVRLKIENRNDKSNTPKLRLFKLEDGEHLSNQMDRVIGRMVTDGLIFNGDSLILHYVDATRNPVEIEPDKLVEYKLSSV; encoded by the exons ATGGAGTTTCCAGATTTTGGTAAACAATGTGCCAACAAGGACTGTAAACAATTGGATTTTTTGCCAGTTAAATGCGATAAATGCCATGCCCTGTTTTGTAAAGACCATTCAACATTTGATAGTCATCAATGTGTTCCCATTGAATGTACTAATGATTTGGGACCAAAGCTG gaaacgACTTGGTTCAAATGCACATTTGATAGTTGTATAACAAAAAATCCCTGTGAAATGTTATGCCCAAAATGTGATAAACATTACTGCCTGGCGCATAGACATCATGGTTGTTTAGATGAACTCCCCGGAAAAGAGGCTAGGAAAGTTTTAAGAGAAGCGGCTAAAAAATCAAAAGATCTATTTACAATAGCTAAAGAAGAAGCTGATAAGAAA attgaAGCGAGTCTAAGGCAAGCCGAATTACAGCCAGAAAAGAGACGTATGGCCCAACAAATTCGTTTAATGAAACTTAAAGGGAAAGCATTGGGTGATAATAAAATACCAGTCATCGACAgagtttattttactattcatCCACCCATTAAAGATAATAAAGTTACTTCAGCTGTGCCTTTATTTACCAGTAAAACTTGGACAGTTGGCAGAAGTATAGATTTATTTGCTGTtcgtttaaaaattgaaaatcgaaatGATAAAAGTAATACTCCTAAACTGCGTTTATTCAAACTAGAAGATGGCGAACACTTATCAAATCAAATGGACCGTGTAATTGGTCGTATGGTTACTGATGGCTTAATATTTAATGGAGATTCATTAATTCTTCATTATGTTGATGCTACAAGAAATCCTGTTGAAATAGAACCAGACAAATTAGTGGAATATAAACTATCAAGTGTTTAA